gtggtggtgggtgcctataattccggtacttgggaggctgaggcagcagaatcgcttgaacctgggaggaggaggttgccatgagccaagatcataccatgcattccagcctgggcaacaagaacaaaactcactccatctctaaataaataaataaaaaatttttaaaaaatctagagaggAGAGCTTCATATGGCTGGCATAAAAAGGTcaagtcggccgggcgcggtgtctcacgcctataatcccagcactttgggaggccgaggtgggtggatcacgaggtcaagagatggagaccatcctggtcaacaaggtgaaatcccgtctctactataaattcaaaaattagctgggcatggtggtgcgcacctgtagtcccagctactcaggaggctgaggcaggagaattgcttcaacccaggaggcggaggttgcagtgagccaagattgtgccattgcacgatctccagtctgggtaacaagagcgaaactctgtctcaaaaaaaaaaataaaaataaaaaaaggtcaAGTCAAAGATATGTAGGATTAAAGCTTTATGATGCTTCAGTTCTAGTAAAACAGACTGGATACTTGTTTTGATGTGTACTTGCTAATATAATTATAGTACTGCACATATTAGTTGTTTAACTTTAGATAGGTCTCTTAATCTCTTTAGActccagtttcctcacctataaaataaagAGGATATCTACTTTGCAAAATTGTTGTGAGAGTGAAAAGTAATGCGTATGAAGTGCCTGTACAGAGCAAGTActcaataactatttgttgaactaaaaataatatcaatattCACCATTTATTGGTATccctatgtgccagacactgtaaACAATTAAAAGACGTCATTCTGGTACCCAGAATACCATAGGAGATagacatgcaaaaaataaaaataaaaaagataatggaGATATGCAGTGGgaccaaaaggaaagaaacaccTAAGTCAGCCTGCGGAAATCAGGAAGAAATGATAGAGGTGGTGATGCTTGAGCTATGAACTAAAGGTTGAGTAGTAGTTTGTCAAATAGTAAAGGGGAAAGGACAATGCAGGGAAGGGCCATTGCAAGAAATTCCATGCAGAATGATTATGATATCTCAGTATCACTGAGCCTTAAAGTGTGGCCAGGCACACGCCtttaattctaacactttgggaggccatggtgggtggatcacttgaggtcaggagtttgaaaccagcctggccaacatggtgaaaccccgtctctactaaaaatacagaaagttaaccaggcatggtggcagctgcctgtaatcccagctacttgggaggttgaggcaggataatcacttgaacccaggaggtggtggttgcagtgagccagtatgccactgcactccagcctgggtaacagaatgagacttcatctcaaaaaaaaaaaaaaaaaaggtgtgtgtgtaaaacagacAGTCTTTGTAGGAGATGATATAAAGCAAGTAGGCAGGAGTTAGATCCTGAGTTACTTTTAGGCCATCCCaaggagtttttattttattccatataGATGCTAGTCACTGCAGAATTTTGAACTGACATATATATGATATcatcagggttttttgtttgttttataaagatTTTTCTGTCAGTCATAAGTGAAATGGACTGGGGACATTGGGACTGGAGGCAAAGAGATCAGTTTGAAAGCTATTGCGATATTTGAAGAGAAGACTGATAAATGCTTGAACCAGCACAGTGGCAGTTCAGATGAAGGGAGATGACTACAATAAAATCATCAGGACTTGTTGATTGACATGATATAGGAAGTGAGGAGCAGGGATGAGTCAAGGTTGATATCCCTAAATTCTGACTAAGGCAGCTGGGTAGATGACAGGGCCATTCATAGAGATAGTGAATTCTGGCATAAACACCTAATAGATCAGGCTGGTTTATATCTCCATTATTCCCATGGGAGAAggtttaggggtgtgtgtgtgtgtgtgtgtgtgtgtgtaaaagaacacaaaaaaacCAGATCCCTCTCTTTGAGACCAGAATGTTGGTTCCCACCATAGTCAAAAGGATATTCCTGAAGATCCAGGGCTTGAAAAAAAATGGGGGAAGATAAGAACTCCAGTGGTTGCTGCTGTTTTTGGCAGCCAGTGTGACCTAGGTAAGGACTTGGTTGAATTAAGAAATTTCATTTCCAGATCGGGCTggatttttctctctgtgtgtgctcTGGTGTGTTTGCCACTCAGATTGCAATTTGCACATACCTACAGTGTGAAGTGTGCTGTTTCTGTGCTTGTTGTGCAGGGGAGTAGCTAGGCTGCTGGGAGGtctggatgggggtgggggtggggtgagatCAAGTCTCCAGCTCCAAGAGGTCCCGTGGGGCGAAGTGAAAAGCTTGCTTTTTTGAAACGGTCTCCATTGGTAATGAACAACATATCAAGAATACCTTGGTGTCAAATTAAGGGAATTTGTAGGCACGATGCTGTTAGTAGCTGATCTCAATCATTCAAGGAAGCTGTTAAATCTGTGAACATTAGCATTCTGCCAGATAATGAGATCTGGTCCTTAGCACCTCCTAGACAGACACACCGATTCTTTACTGTTTTGAAACATCTCCCTCCACGGCTTCCTTCACCGTGGTGCTATATTGTCCTTGAAATCAATGAATGGTAATTTAGTGTATCCAGAGTATCACTAGCAAATGTCTAAATAAGAGAGGTTTGGTTTCCACCGTGCCTCCTGTTACAATGAAAACCTGTACTGCATAAATTTAATGATCTACATTAATGTGTAAGCCTTTTCTGCAAAGAGATGGATCCGTTTTTGAATAATATGCAGAAGGGCAGAGTTTTGAATATATGGCAGTGGTTCTAATTAGCAGTTGCTCCAATACAATCGGACTGAGACGGAAGCTACTCATTTAGAATACTGGTTGATGACAACACTGGCTTGTACAAAGTGACCACTCTCCAATggctactctctctctctctcagtgggCCGCAGGTTGCTAGGGCTCAGGCTGTGGCTGCTTTCCCCGCCGAAAAGGGGCGGGGTCAGTTGgtgtgttaggaaaaaaaaaaagaaaaacccatataTGTTGTCTGCCTCTCCACAGAGGTAACAATCCGTAAAAAAACATGCCGTTGAGCGGGAGGAAGGCGAAAAGAtaggttgggttttttttggggggtggaggAGCGAGGAGGATAGGGTGGGCTTTTCCCCCCACAGTGCTGCGACGCATTAACCCTGCTGCTGTTGGGACGTTCTCTCCTTAGCCTATTGGCTGAGCCCGGGAGCCGCTGTCTGCCAATCCGGTGGTGAAAGGCAGACAAATCTACCCCGCCACCAGCAAAAACGGCGCGTAACCCTTACGGCGCCGGCCGAGCCGCGCCAGAGCTGGCGCTGGGAAAGGGAGATAGGTGTCTCCAGCTGCTGTGGCTGTTTGGGGCGGGTCGGCTTCATCCGCGTCTCAGGAGCAAGTAAAGAATTAGCGGCGGCAGCAATGCTCCGCAAGGTGAGAAGCTGGGCAGAAATCTGGCGGGGGGCTACCCTTTTGTTCCTCTTTTACCACCTGGGTTACGTTTGTGGGCAGATCCGCTACCCGGTCCCAGAGGAGTCACAGGAAGGGACTTTTGTAGGGAATGTCGCCCAAGATTTCCTGCTGGATACGGACAGTCTGTCAGCTCGCAGGCTGCAGGTCGCTGGAGAGGTGAACCAAAGACACTTCCGTGTGGATTTGGACAGCGGAGCCCTGCTCATCAAGAACCCAATCGACCGAGAGGCACTGTGTGGGCTCAGTGCCAGCTGCATCGTGCCCCTGGAGTTTGTTACGGAAGGTCCTTTGGAAATGTACCGAGCAGAGGTGGAGATCGTAGATGTGAATGATCACGCCCCCCGTTTTCCGCGGCAGCAGCTGGACTTGGAAATTGGGGAGGCAGCTCCTCCAGGACAGCGTTTCCCGTTGGAAAAGGCTCAGGATGCAGATGTGGGAAGCAATTCCATTAGCAGCTATAGGCTGAGCTCCAATGAACACTTTGCCCTGGATGTGAAGAAGCGCAGCGACGGCAGCCTAGTCCCAGAGCTACTCCTGGAGAAGCCTTTAGATCGGGAGAAGCAGTCAGACTACCGCCTGGTGCTGACTGCTGTGGATGGAGGGAACCCGCCGAGATCTGGCACCGCAGAGCTCCGGGTGTCCGTGCTGGACGTAAACGACAACGCCCCAGCCTTCCAGCAATCCAGCTACAGGATTAGTGTGTTGGAGAGCGCACCAGCGGGCATGGTGCTCATCCAGCTCAATGCCTCCGACCCAGACCTGGGTCCCAGTGGTAACGTCACCTTTTATTTCAGTGGTCATACCCCTGATCGTGTGAGAAACCTCTTTAGCTTGCACCCCACTACGGGAAAGCTTACTCTTTTGGGGCCACTAGACTTTGAGAGTGAGAATTACTATGAATTTGATGTGCGGGCTCGAGATGGGGGTTCTCCAGCCATGGAGCAACATTGCAGCCTTCGAGTGGATCTCCTGGACGTAAATGACAACGCCCCCTACATCACAGTGACCTCAGAGCTTGGAACCCTCCCTGAGAGTGCAGAACCTGGCACTGTGGTGGCACTTATCAGTGTGCAGGATCCAGACTCAGGGTCAAATGGAGATGTGAGCCTACGCATTCCTGACCACTTGCCATTTGCCCTCAAGTCCGCCTTCAGGAACCAGTTCTCCCTGGTGACTGCTGGACCCTTGGATCGAGAGGCCAAATCTAGCTATGACATCATGGTCACTGCTTCTGATGCCGGAAACCCGCCTTTGAGTACCCACAGAACTATTTTCCTCAATATTTCAGACGTGAATGATAATCCACCCTCTTTCTTTCAGAGGTCACATGAGGTGTTTGTTCCTGAGAACAATCGCCCAGGGGACCTGCTTTGCTCCCTTGCAGCCTCTGACCCAGACTCTGGCTTGAATGCACTTATCTCCTACTCACTCCTAGAGCCCAGGAATCGAGATGTGTCAGCTTCCTCCTTCATCTCTCTGAACCCCCAGACAGGAGCTGTTCATGCTACTCGATCCTTTGACTATGAGCAAACCCAGACACTGCAGTTTGAGGTGCAGGCACGGGATCGGGGCAACCCACCCCTTAGCAGCACGGTGACAGTTCGTTTATTCGTGCTGGACCTCAATGACAATGCCCCAGCTGTGCTCCGTCCTCGAGCCCGGCCTGGTTCCTTATGTCCCCAAGCACTGCCTCCATCGGTTGGTGCTGGCCACCTAATCACAAAGGTGACTGCTGTGGACTTGGATTCAGGTTACAATGCTTGGGTTTCCTATCAGCTGCTGGAGGCCCCAGATCCCAGCCTGTTTGCAGTCTCTCGATATGCTGGGGAGGTGCGGACAGCTGTTCCCATCCCAGCTGACCTCCCACCGCAGAAGCTGGTCATTGTGGTAAAGGATAGTGGTAGCCCACCACTCTCTACCTCTGTTACTCTCTTAGTGTCCTTAGAGGAAGACACTCATCCAGTTGTCCCAGATCTTCGAGAATCTTCAGCTCCAAGGGAAGGAGAATCTCGTCTAACCCTCTACTTGGCTGTGTCCCTAGTGGCAATTTGCTTCGTCTCCTTTGGCTCATTCGTGGCATTACTCTCTAAGTGTCTTCGTGGGGCAGCCTGTGGAGTAACCTGCTTTCCTGCTGGGACCTGTGCCTGTCTCACCAGATCTCGAAGGAGGGAGGGGCTTCCCCCTTCCAATGGGATCCTCCGAATCCAGCTAGGGTCAGATGATCCTATCAAGTTTGTTGATGTGGGAGGCCACTCTCATGGCTGTACACCCTTGGCTTCTGCACCCACTCGGAGTGATAGCTTCATGATGGTGAAGTCACCCAGTGCACCTATGGCAGGGGAGCCTGTTCGCCCAAGCTGCCCACCCTCTGATCTTCTCTATGGGCTAGAGGTGAGACCTTTGCAGGCTCAGCCAATGCTTGAGGGTTGTTCTGATCCAGGCATAGGGCTGGGCCATTTCCTAGAGAGTACTGGCCTCTCTGTAAGAGCCCATAGTGATGTCACCATTTTTGTGAGAGGTAACTATGTGGTAGATGCTGTGCTTTGTAACTGTTTTCTGAATTAACCAGAGTTGTCACAATTTAGCATTGGGGGTGGGCCATGCCCATATCTGAGCAAGAAATGAAATTGGTGATCAAGAGTCAGGCTGTTGTGGAAGCATGCTGATGGACTGTGGGAGCACAGAAGGCTACAGTGCACAGGGTACAGTGCACCAGGCAATCACTTGGACAAAGGTGTCTGTTTTCTCTACTCTTCCTGAAGGATGGGATCAGGTCTGAAGTACCTTAACTCTAGGTTACCAATTCCCTAGGGATTGAGGGGAACTAAAATCTTTGTCTCACAGTATCTAGTACACTGTGAAGGGACCTCTGTATTTGAAACATAGCAGAGAGCAGAAAGAGGAGAGAACTAAGGGAATAGAGAGGCACACATCAGAGTGGTAGCACAGATCTTTTGGTCTGGGTCTTTAGGACTCCGCTCAAGTCCCTACTGGGTATTTGAACTAGATGTACATTAGAAGGCTGGGGTGGATTAGTCATTACCTTTGGAAAAAAGCAGTAAGTGAAATCAGTTATGCCAGAAAACTGGTTTATAGTTGGCTAATTCATAGAAAGAGCCACTCTGTGCATCTTTAAGTAGAGTTCTCCTGAATTTGGTGAAACCATGAAATCTAGAGACCATCCATGCTTGGCCTCTGACCACCCTCCTGGGTGACCTGATTCAGCCCAAAAACTAACACTCATTCCACATTCTGAGTCTGGGGTGTCAGAAAAGCTGTCTTATGACAGCTCACATTGAGATTTCCACAAAGCATTGCTGGAGAGTCAGGGCAAGACTTTAGAAGGTCTTACTAATCTTTTCTCTCACCTTAGTAGCATTCAGAaggatggaggagggagggggaataAATGGGCTTTGCCTCTCCCAGAAGGACAAGATTTTGCTGGTTCAAGCAAAGTGGTGGAAGCTTCTGAAGTCATGCAGGAGGTTGCTGGGACAGAACGCTGAGGAGTTTTGTATCACTTTGTCTTCCCTGTTGAGCACCATCTGAGCTGTCAAACTTTGCTGCCAAGGGGGCTGAATCAACCTGCAGCACGAAATGAGTGGGGAGGTAGGAAGCTTCTGTGACACAGATTTGCAGCTTGTGTTCCCAAGGTTTCCAGGATTGAGGAGACTTCATAATTGGTTGAAAGCAAACAGACTTTTTGGCCAATCAGACTCAGAGCCAAGGTGGGAGATCTGCTCTTCCAGcccgcctctcctcctccagttCCCCAGCTCCACTCAAATTCAGTTTCCCTCCCCCCTGCCCACCCCCGCCACTCAGTGACTAAGAAGAACTGCTGCAGGCAGGCAAACCTCCGAGCAGTTTTTAAGAGGCTAGAAGGAGACATAAGAGACTTCAGCTGCTGTGTTCCAAGCCCTGGGTCTACCTTGGAGACAGGACAGCACAGACTTACTCTCCAGGAAGGGACTTCTGGGTCATGGGGCCCAAGACACCCCCACAGCTCGCTGGGAAATGGCAAGTGCTGTGCATGTTGTCCTTGTGCTGCTGGGGCTGGGTGTCTGGGCAGCTTCGTTACTCTGTGATGGAGGAGTCTGAGCCGGGGACGCTGGTGGGGAATGTTGCTGAGGATCTGGGCTTAAAGATGACAGATCTGTTGAGCCGCCGGCTGCAGTTGGGCTCTGAGGAGAATGGGCGCTATTTTTCCCTGAGCTTGATGAGTGGTGCCCTGGCAGTGAATCAAAAGATTGACCGAGAGAGCCTATGTGGAGCCAGCACCAGCTGCCTGCTGCCAGTACAGGTGGTTACTGAACACCCCCTGGAGCTAATCCGTGTAGAGGTAGAGATCCTGGATCTCAATGACAACTCTCCTAGCTTTGCCACCCCTGAGCGAGAGATGCGCATATCAGAATCAGCGGCACCTGGGGCACGATTCCCACTGGACAGTGCCCAGGATCCGGATGTGGGCACCAATACTGTGAGCTTTTACACTCTGAGCCCCAGCAGCCACTTCTCTCTGAATGTGAAAACCCTAAAAGATGGGAAGCCATTCCCAGAGCTGGTGCTAGAGCAGCAGCTGGATCGTGAAGCCCAGGCAAGACATCAGCTGGTGCTTACTGCTGTGGATGGGGGGACCCCAGCTCGCTCAGGAACCACCCTTATCTCTGTCATTGTGCTGGACATCAATGATAATGCTCCAGTCTTCCAATCCTCAGTTCTACGTGTGGGAATCCCAGAGAATGCACCCATTGGTACTCTGCTGCTCCGCCTCAATGCCACTGATCCAGACGAGGGCACCAACGGCCAACTAGACTATTCTTTTGGAGACCACACATCTGAGGCAGTGCGGAACCTCTTTGGCCTAGACCCCAGCAGTGGAGCAATCCATGTGTTGGGTCCCATAGATTTTGAGGAGTCGAGTTTCTATGAAATTCATGCAAGAGCCCGTGACCAGGGACAGCCTGCCATGGAGGGCCACTGTGTGATTCAGGTGGATGTGGGGGATGTCAATGACAATGCCCCAGAGGTACTATTAGCCTCTTTGGCCAACCCTGTCCTAGAGAGCACACCAGTGGGCACAGTAGTGGGGTTGTTCAATGTGCGAGACCGAGACTCAGGTAGAAATGGTGAAGTGAGCCTTGATATCTCTCCGGACCTGCCATTTCAGATTAAGCCTTCTGAGAACCACTACTCGATGCTAACCAGCCAGCCCTTGGACCGGGAGGCCACATCCCACTATATCATCGAGCTGCTGGCCAGCGATGCTGGCTCACCTCCCCTGCACAAACGTCTCACCATTAGGCTCAACATTTCAGATGTTAATGACAATGCACCGCGCTTCAACCAGCAGCTTTACACTGCTTACATCCCAGAAAACCGGCCTCCAGGCTCCCTTCTCTGCACGGTGGCTGCCTCAGATCCAGACACTGGGGATAATGCCCGGCTCACCTACTCCATTGTAGGAAATCAGATTCAGGGAGCCCCAGCCTCCTCCTTTGTGTATGTCAACCCAGAGGATGGACGGGTCTTTGCCCAGCGTACCTTTGACTATGAATTGCTGCAGATGCTGCAGATTGTGGTGGGGGTTCGAGACTCCGGCTCTCCACCATTGCATGCCAACACATCTCTACACGTGTTTGTCCTGGACCAGAATGATAATGCCCCAGCTGTGCTGCACCCACGGCCAGGCTGGGAACACTCAGCCCCTCAGCGTCTCCCTCGCTCTGCTCCCGCTGGCTCCTTGGTCACCAAGGTGACAGCTGTGGATGCTGATGCAGGCCACAATGCGTGGCTCTCCTACTCACTGTTGCCACAGTCCACAGCCCCAGGACTGTTCCTTGTGTCTACACACACTGGTGAGGTGCGCACAACCCGGGCCTTACTGGAGGATGATTCTGACACCCAGCAAGTGGTGGTCCTGGTGAGGGACAATGGTGATCCTTCACTGTCCTCCACAGCCACAGTGCTGCTGGTTCTGGAGGATGAGGACCCTGGGGAAATGCCCAAATCCAGTGACTTCCTCATACACCCTCCTGAGCGTTCAGACCTTACCCTTTACCTCATTGTGGCTCTAGCCACCGTCAGTCTCTTATCCCTAGTCACTTTCACCTTTCTGTCAGCTAAGTGCCTTCAGGGGCACGCAGAGGAGGACGGGGGTGGAGGGCAGTGTTGCAGGCGCCAGGACTCACCGTCCCGGGACTTCTATAAGCAGTCCAGCCCCAACCTGCAGGTGAGCTCGGACGGCACGCTCAAGTACATGGAGGTGACGTTGCGGCCCACAGACTCGCAGAGCCACTGCTACAGGACGTGCTTTTCACCGGCCTCGGACGGCAGTGATTTCACTTTTCTAAGACCTCTCAGCGTTCAGCAGCCCACCGCTCTGGCGCTGGAGCCTGACGCCATCCGGTCCCGCTCTAATACGCTGCGGGAGCGGAGCCAGGTGAGGGGCTCGGCGCCGCCCCGGGCGACCCCTGGGGGCGGCACTGGAGAAGCCGCCCGTCCTCTTAAAGGACTGAACTTGCATCCACTCCTCTCCGGCCTGCTCGGCCGCTGGCTGAGCTCCACCCGATTCTCGGGACCATTGGACTGTTTGCGCGGAACCAGAGGAGTGGCGAATTAGGGATGGGGCTCCGAGCACCGGGGGGTGGTGGCGACTATGGGTGAGGGGAGGTGGGACTGACCCCCACTCTCACACTCAGAAAAGGCGGGGGACTCCTTCGAACTTCCGATGAATTTCAGGCGATTTCCGCGGGTGTCGGGGGTCCCGGGAGGAGGCAGTCACAGATCCACCCCGGCAGCCAGCCTCCTAGGCTCTCTACCCCGGCAGCCAGCCTCCTAGGCTCCGGCTCCGGCTTGCTTGAGGGTCTTTAGATTTCCTCTTCGGattctccccaactcccagcaTCTGTGATTTCGCCGTTACCCTCCCTGTCGCTGCATCACCCAACTGCATTTGTCTCCAGGACTTAGGTGAGCGCGCGGGGCTCCTGCGCGTCCTCCCTGCAGGCCACTCCCACGGCCCGCACACGGTGCACAGGCTCGCCACGCCTCGTCAAACGTGCGCGGACGCACGCACACACCCGTCGCACTTGGGCTTACCCGAATACCAGCTTTCACTCCCACCTGCTCGCGGCCCACTTCACAGGCCTGTCCCTGGCCACTTGCAGCTCCCCTCCGCCGCTCCCTCCGCCGGGCTCAGGGGTACTCATAGCTGATTGTGCCCGCCTTAGTGAGGGTCCCAGATCGGCGGCTGCCCAGGTCCAGGTGAGGACTCCAGAGTCTCTCACTTCTCCCACCCGcgccctgggctgggctgggtcgCCTGAAGGCGGCCTGAGCAAGGCGCGGCGCTGAGACCGTTGGAGCGACTAAGCGCTCTAAGCGCCTGCCGGGCAGGACTCTACGACCCAAGGTCCAGGTGAGCCCGGGGCTCCTCTCGAGGGTGGCGACCCCTCAACCCAGAAGCCTCTAGCAGGCGGACAGGCAGAGGTGCCCGGTAGCCCGAGGTGCGGCAGGGCTTGGTCTTGGGCAAGT
This Callithrix jacchus isolate 240 chromosome 2, calJac240_pri, whole genome shotgun sequence DNA region includes the following protein-coding sequences:
- the LOC100401450 gene encoding protocadherin gamma-C4 isoform X5, which gives rise to MLRKVRSWAEIWRGATLLFLFYHLGYVCGQIRYPVPEESQEGTFVGNVAQDFLLDTDSLSARRLQVAGEVNQRHFRVDLDSGALLIKNPIDREALCGLSASCIVPLEFVTEGPLEMYRAEVEIVDVNDHAPRFPRQQLDLEIGEAAPPGQRFPLEKAQDADVGSNSISSYRLSSNEHFALDVKKRSDGSLVPELLLEKPLDREKQSDYRLVLTAVDGGNPPRSGTAELRVSVLDVNDNAPAFQQSSYRISVLESAPAGMVLIQLNASDPDLGPSGNVTFYFSGHTPDRVRNLFSLHPTTGKLTLLGPLDFESENYYEFDVRARDGGSPAMEQHCSLRVDLLDVNDNAPYITVTSELGTLPESAEPGTVVALISVQDPDSGSNGDVSLRIPDHLPFALKSAFRNQFSLVTAGPLDREAKSSYDIMVTASDAGNPPLSTHRTIFLNISDVNDNPPSFFQRSHEVFVPENNRPGDLLCSLAASDPDSGLNALISYSLLEPRNRDVSASSFISLNPQTGAVHATRSFDYEQTQTLQFEVQARDRGNPPLSSTVTVRLFVLDLNDNAPAVLRPRARPGSLCPQALPPSVGAGHLITKVTAVDLDSGYNAWVSYQLLEAPDPSLFAVSRYAGEVRTAVPIPADLPPQKLVIVVKDSGSPPLSTSVTLLVSLEEDTHPVVPDLRESSAPREGESRLTLYLAVSLVAICFVSFGSFVALLSKCLRGAACGVTCFPAGTCACLTRSRRREGLPPSNGILRIQLGSDDPIKFVDVGGHSHGCTPLASAPTRSDSFMMVKSPSAPMAGEPVRPSCPPSDLLYGLEQAPPNTDWRFSQAQRPGTSGSQNGDDTGTWPNNQFDTEMLQAMILASASEAADGSSTLGGGAGTMGLSARYGPQFTLQHVPDYRQNVYIPGSNATLTNAAGKRDGKAPAGGNGNKKKSGKKEKK
- the LOC100401450 gene encoding protocadherin gamma-C5 isoform X3, with the protein product MGPKTPPQLAGKWQVLCMLSLCCWGWVSGQLRYSVMEESEPGTLVGNVAEDLGLKMTDLLSRRLQLGSEENGRYFSLSLMSGALAVNQKIDRESLCGASTSCLLPVQVVTEHPLELIRVEVEILDLNDNSPSFATPEREMRISESAAPGARFPLDSAQDPDVGTNTVSFYTLSPSSHFSLNVKTLKDGKPFPELVLEQQLDREAQARHQLVLTAVDGGTPARSGTTLISVIVLDINDNAPVFQSSVLRVGIPENAPIGTLLLRLNATDPDEGTNGQLDYSFGDHTSEAVRNLFGLDPSSGAIHVLGPIDFEESSFYEIHARARDQGQPAMEGHCVIQVDVGDVNDNAPEVLLASLANPVLESTPVGTVVGLFNVRDRDSGRNGEVSLDISPDLPFQIKPSENHYSMLTSQPLDREATSHYIIELLASDAGSPPLHKRLTIRLNISDVNDNAPRFNQQLYTAYIPENRPPGSLLCTVAASDPDTGDNARLTYSIVGNQIQGAPASSFVYVNPEDGRVFAQRTFDYELLQMLQIVVGVRDSGSPPLHANTSLHVFVLDQNDNAPAVLHPRPGWEHSAPQRLPRSAPAGSLVTKVTAVDADAGHNAWLSYSLLPQSTAPGLFLVSTHTGEVRTTRALLEDDSDTQQVVVLVRDNGDPSLSSTATVLLVLEDEDPGEMPKSSDFLIHPPERSDLTLYLIVALATVSLLSLVTFTFLSAKCLQGHAEEDGGGGQCCRRQDSPSRDFYKQSSPNLQVSSDGTLKYMEVTLRPTDSQSHCYRTCFSPASDGSDFTFLRPLSVQQPTALALEPDAIRSRSNTLRERSQQAPPNTDWRFSQAQRPGTSGSQNGDDTGTWPNNQFDTEMLQAMILASASEAADGSSTLGGGAGTMGLSARYGPQFTLQHVPDYRQNVYIPGSNATLTNAAGKRDGKAPAGGNGNKKKSGKKEKK